AGACAGATTGCTATCGAGATTGCCATTGACGGCAGTTACGTGCGTCTTGGACTCGTCGCTCTCTTTCCCATCcaggtcttcttctccctcttctttgcCCAGGTCATCATTGGCTGTTTGGCGCAGATCTTTGGTCCCATCCGCCAACTGACCATCAACTCCAAGTTCTACTCAGCCCGCCCTCCCCGAAGACTCCAATCTGCCGTCCTGCCTCACATCACCATTCAGTGCCCTGTCTACAAGGAGGGTCTGAATGCTGTCATTCTTCCCACGGTCAAGTCCATCAAGCAGGCCATGTCAACCTACGAGCTTCAGGGTGGTTCTGCCAACATGTTTATCAACGATGATGGGCTTCAGCTCATCAGCGAAGAGGAGCGCGATGCCCGCATCGAGTTCTATGCCGACAACAGCATTGGCTGGGTCGCACGTCCCAAGCATGGTGAAGACGGCTTTGTGCGCAAGGGCAAGTTCAAGAAGGCCTCAAACATGAACTTTGGCCTGATGATCTCGTGCAAGGTTGAGGAGCGTCTGCAACTCATCAAGCGTCCTGCCGATTGGAGCCAGAGCGATGAGGCCCTCGCCTACGAGCAGGCTCTCAAGGAGGTGCTTGAAGAAAACGGTCGCGCTTGGGCCGATGGCAACATTCGCGTTGGTGACTACATTCTCCTGATCGACTCAGATACGCGTGTTCCCACGGATTGTATCCTTGACTCTGTCTCTGAGATGGAGCAGTCCCCCGATGTCGGCATCATGCAGTTCTCCTCCGGTGTCATGCAGGTTGTTCACACCTACTTCGAGAACGGCATCACTTTCTTCACTGATCTCATCTACACTGCTATTCGTTACACGGTTTCCAACGGCGATGTTGCTCCCTTTGTCGGCCACAACGCTATCCTTCGCTGGTCTGCCATTCAACAGGTTGCCTaccaggatgaggatggttACGATAAGTTCTGGTCTGAGAGTCACGTCTCGGAAGATTTCGACATGTCCCTCCGTCTCCAGTGCAATGGTTACATCATTCGTCTCGCTGCCTGggctggcgatggcttcaaggaGGGTGTGTCCCTGACTGTGTACGATGAGTTGGCTCGATGGGAAAAGTACGCTTTTGGTTGCAACGAGCTTCTCTTCAACCCCATCCGTACCTGGCTGTGGCGAGGTCCTTTCACTCCTCTCTTCCGCCGCTTCATATTCTCCAACATTCGCTTCACTTCCAAGATCACCATCGTGTCGTACATTGGCACTTACTATGCCATCGGTGCTGCTTGGATCATGACAACAGCCAACTACTTCCTGATGGGCTGGTATAACGGTTACCTCGACAAGTACTACCTCGACTCGTGGCAGGTGTGGTTCTCCATCATCATTGTCTTCAACGGTCTTGGTAACTTGTCTCTTGCCATCATGCGATATCGATCTGGTGAGCGTACTATAGGATACGCTCTCTGGGAGAACTTCAAGTGGACTCTCATGCTGGCCCTGTTCCTCGGTGGCCTGTCTCTGCACGTCAGCCAGGCTCTACTGGCGCACATGTTCGAGATCGACATGAGTTGGGGTTCCACTTCCAAGGAAGCCGAGTTTTCCAACTTCTTCATTGAGGTGCCTaaggtgttgaagaaggtaAGTCTACCCCCTCAAGACAGCGTCACCAACGGTCAAGCTAACTTTTAAATCTAGTTCCGTGTTTCCATGCTTCTGTCTCTCTTGGCCATCATTGGTGTCATCATTCTTGCTACTGCAGACTTTGTCCCCCATGACTGGCGCATCACCGACTTTGTCGCCATCTTGCCCATGGTCACTGTGGCCGGAAGTCATCTTCTGCTGCCCCTTGCCCTCAACCCTGCCCTGATGACCTTCTCGTGGTGATGCACCTTCATGTGGCGAAAAGAATCTTGTTTATTTTTTCATTTGGCTGTCAGTTTGGGCAGATCTATCTTTCATACATATATTCATTGGTTGTTCTGGCGTTGACATCAAGAGCTGCGCGCAAGATAGGGATTTCAGCATATATAGATGGTTTCTGGTGATAGCCAGGCAATCAGGTCTTGAGCGTCTAGACGAGAAGAATTCCTGAATGTTGGCTGTTGCATGGCATGGGAGAGGCATGGAAGGTTCATACCCAGAGTCGCATTCGTTTGCATTGTTACCAAGTCCCAAGCTTAGAGTATAATAGTCGCTAAATCAAAAAGAGATGTTCGAGGGTAAATGAAAGGAATGCTGGCCACTTGTGGCGTTGATCTGAGGTGGCAAATGCTGATCATGAAGTGCTCAGGGGGGACCTTCAACACACCAACTTCACCCCTCCATATCTGACGCATTTTCACAACTTGATGGACAGATCATCCCTGGGTAGAGCCAGGAGATAGTCACATCACGGGGAAGCAGGTACACGGAAATCAGAGCCCATGGTCAAAGTATAGATGATAAGATTCAAAGCCGTCTATCCCAAGCCAACGCCTCTATAACCCATTCAGCCCAAGCTAGGTCTGGTCTATCTGTCTACCGCATGGCGCGTGTACGATATCATTGCAATCTTTTTTGGTTGTCATGCCATGCTCTCTTGAACAAGAGAGCCCAAGTGTCCCGCACATGATGAACAAAATCCACGGAGGATGGATTTTTGGAAAACAATGCGCAAATCGAGCaaggaagggaagaaaaaagcaAACAAACAAAGCCGCCCAATCTAgttgtcctcgtcgtccgtgTCGGGAGGATGGGGAGTGCCCTTGGGGCTGTTGAGCCAGTCGATGTGACGGAGACGACGACGGACCTCAcgctccttgagctccttcttggtcatcttcttcttcttcttggccttgaactTCATGTCCGAGTTGTCCTCAATGCCACTGTTGACGGCACTGCTGACGACAGAGTTGGCGGCGGTGCTGGCGGCGGTGCTGGCAACGGCGCTGCCAGGTCGGCTGTCCTCGAAGCGATCGAGGCTGACAGCGGCATTACCACGCTGAGCCACACGGCCGTCACGGACGTGCCACTGCTCCGAGCACAGGGCGCCGACGAACTCTTCGTTGTGAGAAATGAGGATGACACCACCCTTGAAGTCGCGGATGGCGACGGCGAGACCACCAAGGGAGTCACGGTCCAAGAAGTTGGTAGGCTCGTCGAGCACCAGGAGATGGGGGTTGTTCCACATGGCACCAGCGATAAcgaccttgaccttctgTCCACCGGACAGTGAGCCGATCTCGTTGTGGTTGGCAATCTCGGGGTCGAGACCAAGATCCTCAAAGTGCTTGGAGATGACCTTGGGCTGGAGCTCACGGTAACCAAGACCCTCACGAGACGCCTCGTGATCATCAAACTCCTGGACGAGCTTGTCAAAGCCCAGCTCAGTCAGGGTCTCGCGAGAGATCATGGAGTTGTGCTTGGGCAGAAGATTACGCCATTTACTGTAGCATGTTAGGAATGTACATATTGGCAGCCAGGAGAGGCAACTTACACTTCGTATTGGAAGGTCTTCTTGTACTTCTGGCGACCAACCAGAGACTCGATCTGTCGGGCCGGGTTGCCGTCCTTGAGGTCGACAAACTTGTCCATCTGGGCACGATCCGCATCTGAGAGCACACGGGTCTGCTTCATGTGAACCTCACGGTCATCACCGTGCTGGTAACGCCACTGGAGGTACTGGTTGGGAGTCTTCTCGAGATGCATCTCAACGTGCTCCAGAGCGTGCTGCTTGATGTAGCCGATACGCAAGTTGGGGTGCTTCTCGACCTTTCCGGTAGTAGGAATGGTCTCGCCGGTAAGCAGCTTGATGAGAGTCGACTTGCCAGCTCCGTTGGGGCCAATGATGGCAACACGGGACGACAGGGTCAACTGGCAAGAGACCTCATGCAAGGATGGCTTTGTGGCCTTGGGGTAGGTGTAGGAGACATTGCTCATGCGGATAATGGCACGGGTCATGGACTTGACACCTGTCAAGATACCGGGAGGAGGGAACTTGAACTGAACGTTGGAGGCCGACAGGGTGTAGTAGCTCTTGGCCTCGGGGCGGATCTCGACAAAGGCAGCCAGGTTACCCTTGTAGcaggccagcttcttgttgGGCTCGTAGTGGTAGATGTCAGTGGTAACATTGTCGAGGAAACCAGAGTCGTGGGAAACGATCAGAGAGGTGATATCGGGATGGGTCTTGAGGTAGTTCTCGAGCCATGCAATGTTGGCGACATCAAGATGGTTGGTAGGTTCGTCCAGGAGAAGGACATCAGCACGCTGGAGCATGGCTCGGGCCAGAGCCAGCTTCATCTTCCAACCACCAGACAGGGAGCCGACCTTCTCAGACTGTCGGCCCTCGGGGCCAGGAGTGAAGCCGAACTCGGCCAAAACCTCAGAGATGCGCTCGCGGCCCTGAGTGGCAATCTCAGGGTCCTTGGCAACGAACTCGAGAATGCTGATGTCGGCATCCTCACCCTGGTTGTGCTCGACGTAGCAAGTACGGAGGACGTCCTGAGGCGGGAAACCCTCAAGCTTGCCATTAGCAATGCTTCGCATGAGAGTCGACTTTCCAGCACCGTTTCGTCCACAGAGACCATATCGATGACCCTTCAGGAGGCGCAGGTTGGTGTGCGACAGAAGAAGCATACCACCGTAAGCAAGAGAGAAGTCAGCGTTGACAATCTCAATCTCACCATCGTCCTCCTTCTCAGGAACACCGTACCGGCGGTGGTCCTCGTCGACGTAGTGCTGCTGAATGGCATCGGCAACCTTCTGGTGAGCCTCAGGATCTTGCATAAAGCCCTTGAGATAAGGCGCAATTCTAGCCGAAATGCGGTCAACGAAGCGGTAGTTGACATCGATGGCAACCATCTCCGAGATGTAAGGGCGAGCCTGCTTGTACAGGTCAAGCTGTCCAGCGAGGCCGCTGTTGAGCTTGATTTGCTCGTCAAGGATCTGGGCAACATCGTCACCAGAGGTTCGGGCGACAATGTCCTTATCATTACCCATAGCCTTCTCCATGGTGGCGAGAGCACGCTCAGCCAGCTCTCGAACCTCTGGGAGGGAGGCTCGGTCGCAAACTCCCTTGACACCAGGAATCAGCTTGGGCAGGAAAGTTCTAGCCTCGATCGGGTCGTGGACGAGCTTGGTCAAGTTCTCGACAATAACAACGGTCTGGCGCAGAACCTCCTGGGCGGTGGTAGGGTTGTTGAGGGATCGCTCGAGGAAGGGAGTCAGGAGGGCCAGGACGGGCGAGGTAACAATGGCGACAAATGTGGTCATGGACAGAGCGTGGATGGCCTTCTGGAGAGTCTGGGTGGAGGGGTGCTGCATGGTGTCAATGAGCAGTGGGAAGCGAGGAGCGACATCGTCGTTGGAGAGAAGGGTAGTGAGCGAGGTCATGGTGTGAACGGCCTGCTTCTCGACATCGGCCTTCAAGTCGTGCATACCACCCTCAACAATGGGGATCAAGCCAGCCAGCTTAGCACCCATGGCTTCACGTAGAACGTCCTTgtcggcagcctcctccttggtgctTCCAATGGCGAGCTGGGCCTTGTCGGCCATCTTCTGCAGCAGCTTGTAGGCGCCGACAGTTCCCTGCCACTTACCAGTCTTCTTAGACAGGTAGTTGGTCAGGGCGGGCAGGAGACCGACAACGAGAGCCTCGGGGCTCAGGTTGACAAGTAGGGTATCGAGTCCGTACTGGGCAGCATCGCGGACAACGGCGCCCTTGTCGGCAAGGGCATCGAGGGCACAACCGACCATACCGCCATCCTGGAGCAGCAGGACGACCTCGCTGACCTTCTGACGGGGGAGGAAACGCTCGAAGATGGCACCGAGGAGGTTCTGGCTGGACTCGCGACGGAGGCCCGACTTCTTATCGGCAgcggccttcttgacctcggcaaGGATGCCATACTGGGACAAGCCCACGACACCGACAGAAGACAGCAGGACCTCGCAGAGGGCATAGCAGGCATCGATCGAGGCGGCAGACGTCTTGGCCGTGAAGATTGTGTTGAGAAAGTCGGCGATGGTTTCCTGGGATGGCGGGGGCGGGGCGTCCTTGGACACCATCGTCGGCTCCTGCGACGGAGGCGAGACGGGGTGAGGCATCGTGAGCggcctttttttttgtgCTTTTTTGTTGGTTTAGAGTGGAGAGGGGCCTCAGTCAGTAATTGAAACGAGAATCGCCCTCTATCGCCTTCCAAGTAGAGAACAAAAAATACAAAAACCAACGAGGCCCTTGAGGAGAAAGCGAAcgtggaggaggaaaagacggACGCTTTGCTTACGAGGGAAAGATGGGTTGGGCATGTATTGGCCTCCCGCCTCCCACATGCCTGCCCACCAGCACTAAAAGGCGGCGCCCAAacaaattttttttttctcttatcGTTCCCCGATAAggctttttcctttcttccaTTCATGCATGGATGCATCCTTTGCTGATCCCTGTTATTTCCACGTGCATTTCCTATCGTCTGCCACTGGGTTCTTTCACTTCTAGATCTTGCATCGTACAGTGCAGCACAGTTCAACGGCCAAACAAATCACTGCGTGCGTGTAAACGCGAGTCAAGCTCGCCGTTTTTTTACTGCATCTAAATCTTGACTTGTACATCAAAAACCGAGGCTCCCATCGTGGCCCTTGATCAACGCCCGCCTTTGCTGGCTAAGCCGGCTTTTCCTGAAGCCTGTAACAAAAAGGGAATACATGAATGTGGTCAACTGACAAAAGggtatatatagtataagcAGACATTAGTAAGTCATCCGTCGCCGCTTCGAAATTAAAAATCAGTACTTCCCAGAAGCTCCGCCGTTCTAGAATGGgtaaagagagagagggtggGAAAAGAAGTGGTTTCCCGTTAATGAGCGCCGTGGCTATTGGTTGTTGTTTTCGTTCCTCAATGAAACTGGACCCTGAAAGCTTTGTGCTGCAGGCTTGACGCTGTGCATCTCCAGTCCCTGCGAGCTCGACCTGGGTCGCTTATCCCTGCGGATACCAAGCCGCTGGTCGCCCTCTTGATAGTGCGCCTTGAACCGATAATAGGTCGGTTGTCGGGGCCGGCACAAGACAACGATAAagttcttgatgatgttggcctGTGAAAACGCCCTGAATCGCTCCTTTTTGATAAACTTGTGAGAGTTCATGTACTCTCTTGTCGTCTCGCCTCGGGCCATTAAGAAGATGTGGtatcccatcaaggctgctggaTATAGAAAACAGATGAATCCGAGAAAGACTAGCGCAAAAGGAACTCGAAAGTGGTCGATCGCCTTGCCAAATGAGATGCCTTCTCTATTCTTGTAGATGAGGATCTGGGCAAGGCTGGTACCAATGAGGTAGGCTGAGAGAATGGTGGCTGATGAGACAAAAGTGAAGAAATATCGGTAGTTGCGTTTTCCGACGCAGTTGTTGAGCCACACGCAGTGGTGATCATGAGTCTCGACACAGTTGTCGCACAAGCGACAGTGGTGGGCTCGCGGAGGTCGCCAAATGTTACACGTCCGACAGTGCTTAACCGGAACTTCCATTGCAGCAGTCGCTGATTCAGCTGACTTGATTAACGCCCAGTCCGTTGTAGGGGGGCTGAGCTGGAGAGGGTCATCGTTGTCATCAACAGGCGGAAATTGGTGAAGGTTTCGTGGAAGAATCTGTCCAATGTTAGCCGCCGAACTCCCTCCATAAATCTGATTCGCTAGGTACTTACCCCTGGGTCCGAGACAGAGGCATGAATAAAGGAGGAGAAACAAATATAGGCCAGATAAGCGAAGATGATTGGAATGGCGGGCGAAATATTCTTCCACAGCCACGGTGCCTCAAACCCAAAGAACAGGGCGCAGGGAATCACGACAAAGAAGCCTGTCGCAATATTGACCGGGCGTTCCTTGGTGTTCTGCCACCGCCCACCTAGGCAGAATACCGTGTTACCCTCAAAATACTGGTGAACCCGGCCGAGGTCGGATTTCTGGCTGGGCTTAGAAGGCACCCGCGGATGGCGTGGTCCTTGGGAATCCACAGGCCGAAgctgtggtgatgatgcagaGGACGATAGCTTCTCGGCTCCTTCGGTGCTGCGGTTCTGGCCTTGTTGTCCTTGCTCGCTTCGACCAGGCATAAGGAAACTAGAGCGAAATGATCGCGGAGACTTGATAGGGCTCGGAAGGTTTGATAGGTCCTTGTAGCTCTTGTCGATAACAATGCTGTGTTGAAAATGGCCTTGGTCTGCGGAATGCTTGCCTTGAAGAGGACGGACACTATCCGTCAGACTTCCGGCTGGGTAATGGCCATGGCTTGGGCTCGTGTTTGCCGTGATCCGGTCCAGAGTTTCCTGTTCCGTCATTTCGGTGCCACGAGATGGCGGGGGTCGCAtgttctcgtcgtcgctaGTCGGGCGCTGCAACTGAGCGATCGGGTTCGAAATAATGCTTTGCCTGGCTTGGCTGCCGCCTGCTTCGGCGCCGTGGTCATCCAGGACTGGCGATGTTGGTGAAGTCGGTGAAGTCGGCGAGCCTGGTGTCTGCTGGCTCATGGTTGGCGGGCGGTGTGATCCTCCTCTCTGCGCCTGTAATTTCTGCGAACTCATGGGTCGGAAAAAGGCATGCGACGTAAGTGAAGGGACATGGCTTCGAGTCGACAAGCTTGGAGCTTGGCTTGTGGATCCTGCAGTCGAACTCGCAATGCTCCCCCTCTTGGCCTGAACTCCGGAAACGTATGTCTTCCTCCCTCCGAGTTGGCCTGGCCATGCTCCCCTTGATGATGCTCCGGTCCGGGCTGTTCCAGGTCTCGAGGCCACATCCGCGCTCCGTGGCAGACTCATCCTCTGTCGATGCGCCTCTGAGTCGCCCCCATCATCGCTTGCAATATCCGTCATTCGAGAGGAGATGATACTTGGTGGACCGGGGACTTCGGAACGGGGGATATGAGGCGCTGggaagccatcgtcatcggGCTTCGAAGCCATTGTGTTGGTTTGTAATGGTGTCGTTTGCGGGTCGTTCGCCGGGTGCTAGTTGACGGATTCTCACTCGAGTCAAAGGAACGGTCGCGCGTCGACTATCGCGTTCAAGATCGCATCAAGCGCCACCTTTTCGGGGCCGTCTGGGAAGAACAGTGGTGAGCCGTCGAGAGGCTGGCAGGTGGTTGAATGTGAGAGTCGGCAGGACCGGCAGGTGGCTCGTGTCTCGCGGTAGTCAAGCAACTAAAGGGATAGACAGGGGTGTCGAGGAGGCGTGTTTGGAATCGTAGGAAATTAGGGACGGACTCGAGAGGGAGGGAATGAGAATGGGTCGCAAGACGGGGCGGGCGATATTAGAGAGAGCGCGTAGAAGAAGAGAAGTATCGTAAAAAGGGAACGGAAGGGGCgggtaagaaaagaaaggactcggcgatgaggaggaagaggagtcAAGTGTGGTTTGTATGCTCGTTCCTTTTTTTCGTGCCGGcttgggcatgggcatgggcctGGGCCTGGTTAACTTCCAAGAGAAACCTTGCATTGCACACGAGAGCCTTATGTAAGTTGTGCTGCGCTGCTCTCGGTCCCCCTGGTAAGGGGCTAGCTTGAAGAGTCCCTGCTAGCGGCGTCCTTTGCAATGCAAAAAGAGAGATGCCAGTGAATGGTTTCTGCAAGCATTACAGtgattaatctttttttctctgcaAGCGAGTGTTGAGGCCCTCGAGTTGTCTTGGACATCATGTACATATCCGCAGACGTCACCTCGACTGGGAACGGTAACCTTCTGCAGCAACCCGTTGCGCTGACGTTTGACAGCCTGTCCAAGTTGCTTTCTTGTAACCTCGGTGTGATAAAGTCTATTACGTTGAATGGGCAACCAAGAGTTTATGACAGCATTCCCCTCTCTAGAGTAAAGTTTCCAAGGCGAGAATGGCACTGCGCGCCGTCGCATCACGATGAGCGAATCGCCCGCCAGGGACAGGCGCTGAATCTTGTTGTGCCTGGTTCCTCGACGGCCTGCACGCTAAGGACAGGACATAAATAGTCATGCAGCCTTTGTGTAAAACATGGTGACACAAGTCCCCTCCATTTATGACTGGCTCTTGATCGCTTGTACATCCTGGTGGAACTCGACCACCAAGACGTCATCTCGGTTCCAAACGTGATTCGACACGTGATCCAATGTGTTCCCCGGCATTGGCCAATAGCGTGTCTCGCAAACTAGCAGACGACGGGTTCCCGAAATCATACGAGAACTTCAAAGCTTCAACATAACCCAAGTTCCCTCGACGAAGATTCCCATTCCCCATCCAAGTCACA
The window above is part of the Fusarium falciforme chromosome 3, complete sequence genome. Proteins encoded here:
- a CDS encoding Palmitoyltransferase, which encodes MASKPDDDGFPAPHIPRSEVPGPPSIISSRMTDIASDDGGDSEAHRQRMSLPRSADVASRPGTARTGASSRGAWPGQLGGRKTYVSGVQAKRGSIASSTAGSTSQAPSLSTRSHVPSLTSHAFFRPMSSQKLQAQRGGSHRPPTMSQQTPGSPTSPTSPTSPVLDDHGAEAGGSQARQSIISNPIAQLQRPTSDDENMRPPPSRGTEMTEQETLDRITANTSPSHGHYPAGSLTDSVRPLQGKHSADQGHFQHSIVIDKSYKDLSNLPSPIKSPRSFRSSFLMPGRSEQGQQGQNRSTEGAEKLSSSASSPQLRPVDSQGPRHPRVPSKPSQKSDLGRVHQYFEGNTVFCLGGRWQNTKERPVNIATGFFVVIPCALFFGFEAPWLWKNISPAIPIIFAYLAYICFSSFIHASVSDPGILPRNLHQFPPVDDNDDPLQLSPPTTDWALIKSAESATAAMEVPVKHCRTCNIWRPPRAHHCRLCDNCVETHDHHCVWLNNCVGKRNYRYFFTFVSSATILSAYLIGTSLAQILIYKNREGISFGKAIDHFRVPFALVFLGFICFLYPAALMGYHIFLMARGETTREYMNSHKFIKKERFRAFSQANIIKNFIVVLCRPRQPTYYRFKAHYQEGDQRLGIRRDKRPRSSSQGLEMHSVKPAAQSFQGPVSLRNENNNQ
- a CDS encoding Glyco-trans-2-like domain-containing protein; amino-acid sequence: MGLGSYFKAEPAPPLPADPPPRRPSHRPSISLHPPNDEKAPPAAVMELQPPGPKFTAGPPSIAVSSKSSASGFLDDIKHEVMVNYLYQQQCSMLWVGDGSGEIEGVLLRKSRGQYMACPPQLGQSPFAVACTALNVQCAMTANSRVIKTFLQWSPDAVDVPLMNGLRVQILPTVNDLPRARKHQFAAFIASDGLLVVWDDDALNLMARAKIIESELMELVWNSGQVMDEEEGEGGEDAEYEIDEESGEIKPEARPVHLQNSVLVSLTLLLVVASLGAAWRQIAIEIAIDGSYVRLGLVALFPIQVFFSLFFAQVIIGCLAQIFGPIRQLTINSKFYSARPPRRLQSAVLPHITIQCPVYKEGLNAVILPTVKSIKQAMSTYELQGGSANMFINDDGLQLISEEERDARIEFYADNSIGWVARPKHGEDGFVRKGKFKKASNMNFGLMISCKVEERLQLIKRPADWSQSDEALAYEQALKEVLEENGRAWADGNIRVGDYILLIDSDTRVPTDCILDSVSEMEQSPDVGIMQFSSGVMQVVHTYFENGITFFTDLIYTAIRYTVSNGDVAPFVGHNAILRWSAIQQVAYQDEDGYDKFWSESHVSEDFDMSLRLQCNGYIIRLAAWAGDGFKEGVSLTVYDELARWEKYAFGCNELLFNPIRTWLWRGPFTPLFRRFIFSNIRFTSKITIVSYIGTYYAIGAAWIMTTANYFLMGWYNGYLDKYYLDSWQVWFSIIIVFNGLGNLSLAIMRYRSGERTIGYALWENFKWTLMLALFLGGLSLHVSQALLAHMFEIDMSWGSTSKEAEFSNFFIEVPKVLKKFRVSMLLSLLAIIGVIILATADFVPHDWRITDFVAILPMVTVAGSHLLLPLALNPALMTFSW